The nucleotide sequence ATTTTCTGTGACAGGGTGTCATATTGCCTGCATTGGTGATGGAAAGCGGAGCATGTTACTACTTAAAGATAAAGAAAACCAAAAGAAGTTCAAAACACAAAAGACCAACCAATATGAACATAATTAGTGGATTAGCTAATTTAACAGTAGCATAACTGCACTTACTTTTGAACTTCCTCTCTCTTCTTCCTAAGCTTCTCATGTTCAGCTTCCGTGTTGAGAGCCCGCCGGAGCTGGAGATACACGGCTAGATCTTTGTTTACAATATTTGTGGCACAATCGGGTGGAGTTGGATCATCCTCTGTCAGGATCTGGAAAATTGCCACTTGGGTCAGAACTTTGCTTTTTGTAGTTAGGTGCATGTATCATGTATCAATTTTGAATTGGAATTTTACTGTGAGGATCTGAAATTGATACATGCAGGCCGAAGACCTTCAATGAGTTACTAGAATTTTATGTACTGACAGAGTAAGGTGTGTTGAAATAGGAAATGTGCATACAGCAAGAGCAAGGCATACATCATCGGAGTATATGGTTACTTGTGGTACATAGGTTTTCATCTTCCTTCCAAAGGGAATTTTTAAGCCTTAAAAGGCGaagaaagtgcaaaaaaaagacagAGATAAGCATAGAGGTCGGATGATCTGTCAAACCTCAAGAGATGATACAGAAGCAAGCGTTGCAATTTGAGCTTGGTAGCATCCAACAGTGGCTGCAACCTCTAGGTTTCGGCAGAGCACAAAACATGGGCGCCTGTTGAGGTGAAAATACAAATAAGGTATCGGCTAGAAAGGAGCAAAGTTCTTATGAACCAAGACTAAAATAAAATGGCAATTTTATATTTGAGCATAGCATCTGTCATACTGTGTGAAACTCAAAAGAATCTATTAGGTGAACACTGAACAGAAACACACCTTAGATGTATATCTGTTGGTGGCAGGAGAGATCTCAGCTTACTCACGGCATCTAACACAATCTCCATTTCGTTCTCAACTTCATCATTTGCCCATTCCTGTCATCGCAGGAAACTTCTCAGGTACAAGTAGTGATAACAAAATTGTATTGTGGGGTACAATTTTGCTTCAACTTAGGATTTCTCAAATTGAGGTAACACACTAACTTTTTCTTTGcatttttttttttgcatatatTCATTATAGAGTAGCTTCTTGTTAATCCTGCACATTAGGCTCTACAGTACCATTCTCGAAAAATAGTAACTAGAAGATCAAATCCTCTGGTTCATTCCTAAGTTGTCCTGAAAAGAAATGTTTACCTGTACAGCTGAGGGGTATTCTGATATCATAATGGAATCTTTCCTACAAGCCTCCTTAGGCTGAGGAAGGCGCTGCCAAAGCTCTTCTGTTATGTAAGGCATGAATGGATGGAGAAGACGCAAACCAGTGTCCAGGCATGCCCATAGTGTATCTCTAGAAGCACATCTTGCAGATTCGAACTCTTGAGATCCATTGAAGTAAGGTTTAATTGCTTCTATAAAGACATCACAAAGCTGGTATTGCCACCAGAAGTATATAGATGACGTCGCGTCGGAGAACTTATATGCTTCTAATGATGACACGGTCTTGCCAACAGCCTTACTAAGTACTGAGAGTATCCATTTGCAGATGGGCGGCATACTATGCACCGCGAGAGTTGCTGGTGGAGTGTATTGATCTCCAAGCTTAACCATCGCAAAACGAATGGCGTTCCACAGTTTATTGCACCATTGTCTGTACCCATGCACTCGCTTGATATCCAGGTTTATCTTGTCGGACTGGTAAAAAATGAGAAATTTTAGTACTAGAGGTTTGCAATAAAAATAATCAGAGAAATGGGGAAAACTAGCAATAAGAATAACCTGAGAAGTGTAGGAGATCAGAGCAAAACGAAGGGCGTCAGTACCACACTCAGGAATACCATCAGGGAAATCCTTCTTTTGACCTTCTTTTGCCTTTTCCAATTCGCCTTGGTCCAGATTGCCGTGTTCCAACTTTTTCTGAAGACCTTCCAGTGTTATACCATTTATTACATCAATGGGATCAATGACATTTCCTAGTGACTTGGACATTTTGCGGCCATGTGCATCACGAATAATTGGATGCAAGTAAATCTGAGAAACAGATAAGATAGTCATGACGCAAGGTTTATCAACTAATTGGGAATTTTCAATTACCTACAGAATTGATTCTAAAAAAAGCTCCCTAAAGAATTGGTGTGCTTCACTTCCAGTGGAAGTTGCCATCATTAGGATAGTAACCTAGGTCATCATCGTTTATTTCAATGCTATGTGACATACTGAAATGCACTGCTTGTAAGTAGATAATGTGACGTATAGGTGCAGCAAAATATATATATAAACTTTTTGTCAGAAAAAAAAATATAAGAACATGTCAATCTAGACATTATTAAGGTGGAAATAAGTGAAAGACAAGATAAATAAATGGCACAAGATTGGGTCATGGGCAGAACCCCCAACAGCGATaataattttttgttgttgtagCAGTCACAGATCACCAAGTTAAACGTAAGCAGGCTTCTGCCCAGAGAGTGGTTCTACAGTACAGGAGCAAAGCACATAATAGCTACTGACAAGACAACCATTTGGCAAAACTGTGATTGCATAAATTGGATCCGGAACTATCTAATAAAACTGAAACCTACATATTACCTTTCGAAATGGCACATCACCGTGGAGTAGCATTCCCATCATCACCATCCTTGCTACCCAAAAGAAGAGGATGTCCAATCCAGTTTCAAGTACAGAAGTAGGGTAGAAAGTACTAAGGTCAGCTGTATTGTCCGGCCAACCAAGTACAGTTAGGGGGAAAAGACCAGCTGAAAACCATGTGTCCAACACATCAGGATCTTGATCCAACTGATATTTCTTCTTTGGGTACCTCTGTTTTGCCTCCAGTACTGCATCACTTTTATTTCTTGCGATTATCCAGTGGTCAATGTACGAACCCATGTCTTTCTCTTTGTCATCTTCTAATGTCACATACCAAGCAGGTACACGGTGTCCCCACCAAAGTTGTCTTGAAATACACCAATCGCGTATGTTTTCAAGCCACCTGCAGCACACAGAACAACAGTAGTGGATGGATTATTCGTTTTTTGTTAGCGTAAAACTGATCCATAGGAAAGGTGCATGCCTAAAGTAAAGCAAATAGGATGTACCTGTACCAGTCTTGCTCATATTGTGGTGGAATGATCTCTATCTCTTTGGATTTCACAGCATCAAGAGCTGCCTTTGCCATGGTATTACAATTAACAAACCATTGGGGCTTGATCATTGGCTCCACAATATCATTAGTTCTCGAACAACGTCCTAATTCCATATCATTATTTTCCATGCCTCTGTATAGACCCTTCATTTATTGACAAGTGCAAATTGATTATAATTTAGATATTACTAAAACAATACATTACGAAAAAAGATAAGCGACAAAGAAGGATAAGTAACACAAGATCAAACTTTAAATCAAACAAACAACTTAATCAGCCATCTTCACACAGGTATCCAGTATAGTGCGAAGGAAATAGAGTTCTCATATATTACGACAATGCCAGATCGAAAAGGGAGGCCAAAAGCTTGAGCAGAGCCAGCTATGCATATACGTATATACCACACATAGTATGCAAATCAAAATACGGAATACTATATTTCTAATGTAAAAATGTCAACGTAATACTTCCATACCTGCCAAATGGCTCACGATCCAAATATAATTAGGAAAACCAAGAAACATAAAAAAAACAATTTTGTTGCTCATACAAATATAACTAAATTTACACTCCATAAATTAGCAAAATTCAAAGAAACCGAATCACATCCAAGACGACTCTAGATGCTTTTAGAAGTCAACAGTATAGAACTATGATACCTTTTCGAATTAGAAGTTTTTATTCCATTATGACAATACATTGATGAACCTTTTCCAAAAACATTGAGGATAAGCAATAAATTAGATACAACTACATGAACGAACCAGAATCAGTTCTAAAGGAAAAATGGTAAACACTGAAACTATAATAATACCTTTTCCTTTAGTGCATCAATAACAGCAGCTCGAGCGGTAAAACGTGGCATTCCTTCAAATTGTGGACCTCCATTTTCATTTATGTTCCCGTCATCAGTGAAAATATTGATAAAGTCCAGGTTATGCTGTTTCCCAACCTTGAAGTCCTTGCTATCATGAGCTGGTGTGATCTGCATATAGAAAGATAGAGATAAGAATGGGCACTGATTTCTGAATGTAAAGGTATCCAAAGCTCCAAACCAGCTCTTTAGATGGGCACACCTACCTTGACAGCGCCAGTACCAAAAGTGGCTTTCACTAAGTCATCAGCGCAAATTATTTCAAGTTTTCGGCCATTAAACGGATGGACGGCATATTTTCCATGCAGATGCTTATATCTTTCATCCTGAGAATGAACAGCTATAGCGGTATCACCGAGCATAGTTTCTATTCTAGTTGTTGCAACGATAATTTCACCCAATCCTTCTTCTAGAGGATAGGCAAAAGATGTCAAAACACCAAACTGAACTGGGTTGCTATAACCAGGGACCTCTAACAAAGTCTCTGCCTTGAGATCAACACGGTCAACCTGAAAACCAGCAATCGAAATATAAGATACAACCCTGCATTCCTGCTCACACATGCAAATAACCAAACTGGCTAGCACACTGCAAAAGTGCATGCCTCACATACCTCGATATCAGAAATTGTTGTACGGAGCGTGCAATCCCAGTTCACGAGACGAATATCCCTGCAAATGGATGAATCATCCAAGAGGTAATAAAGTAATTTAGAGGATTCCAAACAACATAAGATGAGCAAACACATAAGCTCAGCAGAACAAGATACAAAAAAGAGTGCACATTCTGTATGGAAAACTAACCTATATATCAAACCTTCCTTGTATAGCCTAACAAACGCTTCTGTTACAGCCTCTGATCTCTGCTCATCCATTGTAAAACACTGAAAAACTATGCATTGTTTAGACACAAATGTTGCTTTCCCTAGCTATAGCAATGGAGGAATCGAACAAGGACTTTACTTCGCGCGACCAGTCAAGCGAGGCTCCAAGCATACGCAATTGTCTCAATATGGTGCCACCATACTGATCTTTCCAGTTGTGGACCTGCAAAAAATGATGATTTATACATTGAATGAGTAAATGTGAAAATCAACCAGCATAGCAAAGTATGGGCTGGCACTGAACCAAAAAATTGTCTCAATCAATTAAATTAACAGGGCAACTCATTTCATGGCACTGTAAAATTTTAGTTCATTCATTGGCATATGAACTACCTTTGTGCAGAATTTTGTAATGGTATCTAGGGACCTTTCCCTTGAATTGAGCAAAATACATAACAGATGACTAAATGCAAGAAAAATCATTTATGAATATGATTATCTACTCCTTTAAAAAACATGAGTTCATTACAGGTGAGATGATATACAGTGGGTCAGAAATCAGAGTGCTTGCCTCAGATAGAAATTTATCACGCCCTAGAT is from Triticum aestivum cultivar Chinese Spring chromosome 1B, IWGSC CS RefSeq v2.1, whole genome shotgun sequence and encodes:
- the LOC123125365 gene encoding valine--tRNA ligase, mitochondrial 1 isoform X2; protein product: MEEPLDEKDLERKLKKEQKAKEKEEKKLKAKQKEAARLQVQSASDGANKSEKKQKKKGATNENPEDFIDPDTPTGQKKLIASQMAKHYSPSAVEKSWYPWWESSQYFVADAASSKPPFVIVLPPPNVTGPLHIGHAITVAIEDAMIRWRRMSGYNALWIPGMDHAGIATQVVVEKKIMRERKLSRHDLGRDKFLSEVHNWKDQYGGTILRQLRMLGASLDWSRECFTMDEQRSEAVTEAFVRLYKEGLIYRDIRLVNWDCTLRTTISDIEVDRVDLKAETLLEVPGYSNPVQFGVLTSFAYPLEEGLGEIIVATTRIETMLGDTAIAVHSQDERYKHLHGKYAVHPFNGRKLEIICADDLVKATFGTGAVKITPAHDSKDFKVGKQHNLDFINIFTDDGNINENGGPQFEGMPRFTARAAVIDALKEKGLYRGMENNDMELGRCSRTNDIVEPMIKPQWFVNCNTMAKAALDAVKSKEIEIIPPQYEQDWYRWLENIRDWCISRQLWWGHRVPAWYVTLEDDKEKDMGSYIDHWIIARNKSDAVLEAKQRYPKKKYQLDQDPDVLDTWFSAGLFPLTVLGWPDNTADLSTFYPTSVLETGLDILFFWVARMVMMGMLLHGDVPFRKIYLHPIIRDAHGRKMSKSLGNVIDPIDVINGITLEGLQKKLEHGNLDQGELEKAKEGQKKDFPDGIPECGTDALRFALISYTSQSDKINLDIKRVHGYRQWCNKLWNAIRFAMVKLGDQYTPPATLAVHSMPPICKWILSVLSKAVGKTVSSLEAYKFSDATSSIYFWWQYQLCDVFIEAIKPYFNGSQEFESARCASRDTLWACLDTGLRLLHPFMPYITEELWQRLPQPKEACRKDSIMISEYPSAVQEWANDEVENEMEIVLDAVSKLRSLLPPTDIHLRRPCFVLCRNLEVAATVGCYQAQIATLASVSSLEILTEDDPTPPDCATNIVNKDLAVYLQLRRALNTEAEHEKLRKKREEVQKQYDTLSQKMSASGYREKAPQSKQDDDMKKLATLLEELEIISEAESKLDAKN
- the LOC123125365 gene encoding valine--tRNA ligase, mitochondrial 1 isoform X1 encodes the protein MEEPLDEKDLERKLKKEQKAKEKEEKKLKAKQKEAARLQVQSASDGANKSEKKQKKKGATNENPEDFIDPDTPTGQKKLIASQMAKHYSPSAVEKSWYPWWESSQYFVADAASSKPPFVIVLPPPNVTGPLHIGHAITVAIEDAMIRWRRMSGYNALWIPGMDHAGIATQVVVEKKIMRERKLSRHDLGRDKFLSEVHNWKDQYGGTILRQLRMLGASLDWSRECFTMDEQRSEAVTEAFVRLYKEGLIYRDIRLVNWDCTLRTTISDIEVDRVDLKAETLLEVPGYSNPVQFGVLTSFAYPLEEGLGEIIVATTRIETMLGDTAIAVHSQDERYKHLHGKYAVHPFNGRKLEIICADDLVKATFGTGAVKITPAHDSKDFKVGKQHNLDFINIFTDDGNINENGGPQFEGMPRFTARAAVIDALKEKGLYRGMENNDMELGRCSRTNDIVEPMIKPQWFVNCNTMAKAALDAVKSKEIEIIPPQYEQDWYRWLENIRDWCISRQLWWGHRVPAWYVTLEDDKEKDMGSYIDHWIIARNKSDAVLEAKQRYPKKKYQLDQDPDVLDTWFSAGLFPLTVLGWPDNTADLSTFYPTSVLETGLDILFFWVARMVMMGMLLHGDVPFRKIYLHPIIRDAHGRKMSKSLGNVIDPIDVINGITLEGLQKKLEHGNLDQGELEKAKEGQKKDFPDGIPECGTDALRFALISYTSQVILIASFPHFSDYFYCKPLVLKFLIFYQSDKINLDIKRVHGYRQWCNKLWNAIRFAMVKLGDQYTPPATLAVHSMPPICKWILSVLSKAVGKTVSSLEAYKFSDATSSIYFWWQYQLCDVFIEAIKPYFNGSQEFESARCASRDTLWACLDTGLRLLHPFMPYITEELWQRLPQPKEACRKDSIMISEYPSAVQEWANDEVENEMEIVLDAVSKLRSLLPPTDIHLRRPCFVLCRNLEVAATVGCYQAQIATLASVSSLEILTEDDPTPPDCATNIVNKDLAVYLQLRRALNTEAEHEKLRKKREEVQKQYDTLSQKMSASGYREKAPQSKQDDDMKKLATLLEELEIISEAESKLDAKN